The following coding sequences lie in one Thalassoglobus polymorphus genomic window:
- a CDS encoding DUF1559 domain-containing protein, with the protein MMLKSRRNFRGFTLIELLVVIAIIAILVALLLPAVQQAREAARRTQCKNNLKQLGLALHNYHDTHGIFPNDMHAYWPTKNSRANGEPRNHSWMVMILPFIDQTPLYNAIDTEEQFYGQTLPSGDLITAQDIPGFQCPSDSQIDTSSIYNLSVTNYAGSQGFDWWRRKGQVHEGVFSLESKVRMRDIVDGTSNTIAVGEVNSTGQKWGGRRGGGGTPRRGGGETVFRNWAVSITHNVIATNTAYQITNPDGMAGEDTTWWKNAPYAMGPYYIAAHAINSDWPGPSSVHVGGAHFLMADGSVKFFSENMDYHGEHNQGPAGPKSLWMSLNTINGADADSIVTVP; encoded by the coding sequence ATGATGTTAAAAAGTCGGAGAAATTTCCGAGGGTTCACATTGATTGAATTGCTGGTGGTCATTGCGATCATTGCGATTTTAGTCGCCCTGCTACTCCCAGCTGTTCAACAAGCACGTGAAGCCGCCCGTCGGACACAGTGCAAGAACAACCTGAAACAACTCGGGTTGGCCCTCCATAACTACCATGACACACATGGAATCTTCCCCAACGACATGCACGCGTATTGGCCGACAAAGAATTCTCGTGCAAATGGAGAACCGCGGAATCACAGTTGGATGGTGATGATCCTTCCATTCATCGACCAGACACCGCTCTACAACGCAATCGACACTGAAGAGCAATTCTATGGGCAAACGCTGCCGAGTGGCGATCTCATCACAGCTCAGGATATCCCCGGCTTTCAGTGTCCTTCTGATTCCCAGATCGACACATCATCAATCTACAACCTCAGTGTGACAAACTACGCTGGCTCACAAGGGTTTGACTGGTGGCGACGCAAAGGTCAGGTCCACGAAGGGGTCTTCTCTCTGGAATCGAAGGTTCGCATGAGAGATATCGTTGATGGAACCTCAAACACTATCGCAGTCGGCGAGGTCAACTCAACAGGGCAGAAATGGGGTGGTCGTCGTGGAGGGGGAGGAACTCCTCGTCGCGGTGGAGGCGAGACAGTCTTCCGAAACTGGGCCGTTTCCATTACTCACAATGTCATCGCCACCAACACTGCTTATCAAATCACAAATCCTGACGGGATGGCTGGTGAAGATACGACATGGTGGAAGAATGCACCATATGCAATGGGGCCGTACTACATCGCTGCCCATGCAATCAATTCCGACTGGCCAGGCCCAAGTAGTGTTCACGTTGGAGGAGCACATTTCTTAATGGCAGATGGTTCCGTGAAATTCTTCAGTGAAAACATGGACTACCACGGAGAGCACAACCAAGGGCCAGCTGGTCCGAAGAGTTTGTGGATGTCGTTGAACACGATCAATGGAGCCGATGCTGACAGCATCGTAACAGTTCCGTAA